TTCGCTTGCGACAGGAAGCGCGAGGAAATTCACAGCTATGGCGTCTCTCTCGCAACGGGACTCGTGGTCGAGAACTTCTATGACCGCCTTAAAAATTTAAAGCTGACGCCGCGGCTGCCCTCGAATATCCATTTGACACGCAACGGCCTGTCCTACGCCAAGGCATTAGGCGTTATCGAGACTTCGCTTGAACGCAAGCTAAGAAATTACGACTATACCTGGGCTGCCGATGCCGCGGCAAGGCTGGAGGAAGAGCTCGATAGGATCCGGCATTATTATGATCCGATGATCAAGCACGCCGAGGAGGAAGCTAAGGAAGCCATCGAGGAGCAATTCAACCAGCGCCAGACCGAGATCAAATGGCAGTATGAGCCGCGGGTGACGGCTTCCGCCATTAACTGCGGTATTTTCCACCTGGAAGGCATTGAATAGAGACAATCAGACGGCATTCGCAGCAATACGCCAAAAATAGAACAACCGATTGAGGTACGCCCGCGACAGGTTCCAACAGCCTTCTGCGGGCTTGTCCAATATAATGAGACCATGTCAGAAACAGATGCAAAAGAAAGAAAGGATGTGCCAGGGTGAAAAAGTGGATTCGACAAACGGTTATAGCCGCATTGGTGGTGTCAACATTCCTTGTCACGGCTCAAACCCTTCAGGCGGAATCAATGCCGTCCGTAACGGCTCAGCAGGAAACGGAGCTTCACTCCACCGTACGAGGCTGGATGGACGAGCTTGCGAAATTACCTGAGTTCAAAGCGTGGAATCATGCCGAATTTACCGTGTCGCCTCTTGGCCCGGGTACGCATAGCTGGATAGCGATTGTGAAGGATAAAGGTCAACCGGCCGGATACTTGGTTATTCAGGCCAAGGAAAATGGCGGGTTTGCGCTTGGGGAATACGGAACGGGGGAATACTTGTTTGACCAGACAACGCTGCATCAATCCCTTGCGCAGCTGGAGCTTCTCTCCTCTTTGCCTAATACGAACCAAGCTTTATATATTCATCCGTTACTAGCCGTCTGGGACGTAAACGGTTCAGCGGAAAATACGTATTTGGACGGTATGAGCGGTGAATGGCTGCCGCTGCAAAAAGCAGCGTTAGAGAAAACAGCCAAGGCCGAAGAAGGACTTGCCGCACGTTACGCCCTGCAGGGCAACACCGTGATCAAGAGAGCCGTGAAAAGCCGTTCTTTTGATCCGTATAGCGAAATGCCGTGGCTGACTGAAAAACCTATAACAGCGTCCGCTGAGGATACCGGTATCGTGCTCAAAGCGTTAAGCTCCAAAACGCCTCTGCGTTTTACGGTAGAGCGCTTTAATAAAGAGATGCTTTATGTGTGGTCGGTAACCGGCTATCACAGCTGGGGGGATGGCAATGTTTATGCCGCTCTGGAAACAGATGAGCTCGGCAGCAGCACAAGGTACATTCCCCTCAAGCTTCTTGCCGAGCTCGGTCACTTCTATCGCTAACGTTCCGTACGGCCTTTCCACCATAGCAATACGCTTGCTCCGCCCCATCCGAACCAGCGCGACAGCCAATGCTCCCTTGCAGCCTTGGCTGTCGCTTTGGCTGCTTTACGTTCATCCCTCGGCGTCTCGATGTAGTTCACAAATTCCACGGTCACGTATTTGATCAGATCATGTCCATTTGCCACTGCACGATCACCTCGTCGGTTTATTTGTTACTAAAAGTTTGCCCGGAATGTCCAGATCGTAAACATGCATGAGTTTTCCTTCAATAAGCCACGCTATCGATAGCTGCTTTACACGCAAGTCTTGGCATATTGAAGGAGGAATTCAAATTGTTTGTCATGCGGATTGCCATTTTTGTGTTTATCGGCTTGCTTAGTCTTGCGCCCGAGCTGTCGGCTGCCGTTCCGGAAAACAAACAGCAAATCGCACATGCTCCCGAGGACGGTTGGACGATGCCTTCGGCTATCGTGTTAATTGATGCCGGCCACGGCGGAATTGACGGTGGCGCAACAGCCGGCAATACCTTGGAAAAAGATATAAATCTGGCCATCGCCCAGAAGCTGTACCTTCTTCTTAATAGTCAAGGCATTCCCGCCGTATTGAATCGCACCGGTGATTATGCGCTTAGCGAAGAGAACCGGTGGCATGTAAGCAAATCGCGCCATAAACGCGATTTATCGCAACGCCGCCAGTTAACCGACGAGATCGAGACAACCATGCTGGTCA
This region of Paenibacillus sp. JDR-2 genomic DNA includes:
- a CDS encoding YqzE family protein; protein product: MANGHDLIKYVTVEFVNYIETPRDERKAAKATAKAAREHWLSRWFGWGGASVLLWWKGRTER
- a CDS encoding N-acetylmuramoyl-L-alanine amidase family protein, whose amino-acid sequence is MFVMRIAIFVFIGLLSLAPELSAAVPENKQQIAHAPEDGWTMPSAIVLIDAGHGGIDGGATAGNTLEKDINLAIAQKLYLLLNSQGIPAVLNRTGDYALSEENRWHVSKSRHKRDLSQRRQLTDEIETTMLVSLHVNWTKDRSKHGPLVLHQSTGESALLAFCIQDTLNRQQQTSFYPREGKPFYLLRKVDQPAVIVEMGFISHEGDRSMLTDPREQLRVASAIASGIRQYKWITR